The sequence CAGGAAGAAATGGACCAAGCAGACAGCCTGTCTTGAAAAGAGTCCAGTTCAATGTGCTGCAGTGTTCTCAGTTTGGATGTGAACTCCTTTTCTTTTCGTTATTATAATGTCGTTCAATGAGACAAATCCATTTCTGGATATACTAAAATCATTTAACATTGGTAAGAATTTTAAGCCTGCCTTTTTAATGTGTTTATTTTTCATTAAGGGATATGAGTATTCTATCTTTAAATGACTGCATTAGTcttatataatactactactccTAATATATGCTATTATGCAGACGCTTTTATAGCTTTTAtccatacattttacgtatgggtggtcgCTGTAAGCAAACCAACTACCCTGGagttacaagcaccatgctctaccaaaggACCACTCAACTTCTGTTTAGTTCTGTGTTCATAGTACATGTGTTATCAAAGTTATTGTCTGAATTTTACCTACAGTCCGTCCATTAAGTGATATGAGACCATCTTCGAGTAGTCGTTTTACCACTGTCGGTTTTTCAGTTGTGAAAATGTAAATTGTGAACCATGGAAGCAATCAATTGCACTTTGCCAAGGAATGTATACTGGCATTTTGAATCTGAAAACTAATTTATCCAACAAGTGAGTTCCTTGCCACTCCATTTTGATCAACCCCAGCAGGCAAAACTGGTTGCAATGATGTCATTACAACCAAATATCAACTTGATTGCCCTCAGTATCAGTTCACCTCAAATACGATGACATTAAATTAGGGAAAATCTAAAAAAGTTGTCTAATatcttcctccttttcctccagGGAACCTAGTCCTAGCCTTCTGTCTGTCCATGTTGTTGGGCCTCCTGATTGGAGCGCTGATCTACATCCTCCTAACATGGCTGTCGAGACGCAGAGCATCCACACGGATTACCATGCGTCCCAAACAGCAGCACCGCTCAGCCACCTCCCAGCGCTCACGCAACCCCATAGCCAACTGCCAAGGCCTCTACCGGAGCACAGTGTTCGACCGGCACAGCGACAACAGCCTCGGAAGAGGTATTCTGAGCCTATATAGACAACCATCGGTGGAGCCGGTTGGCCCACTGGGGAAGAAGACCAGCTCAGGATCATCCACCTTCCGACCAGTGCCCAAGGGCAGCAGGATGGGTCAAGGTGACGGGGCTGAGGGTGACACTAACAACCAGGATACCTTGCCTCTTCATGACACTACTGCCAACAATTCATCAGCAGTAGATACTGCCTCCCTCATGCCAAATCAACCCCAACGGAATTCTTTTTGGTTGGGAAACAGCAGTCTTAAAGGGTTCCTGCCCACACAGACTCCTCCTCCCACATATGACAGTGTCATCAATGCCTTTCAAGAGACATGCACCTGATGATGTCACCATATGCTGCCTGGGATACATAGGTTGACTGGTTATTACAGTATAGGCTTTACTACTGGGGGCCTTTGGAAGAGATAGGGGATCTGTCTTATGGAGAACTGTTCAGTTTTGAGTAAGGTGACCTTTGATCCTTCTTTGGGCCATCGTCCAACCTGCCTTCTATTCAGTCTACTATCTAAGAAATCTAAATAAATAGATTGTGCTCTGACTGACCATAGGTTATGTTTATATTGAAGAACGGTGTGTATCCCAATGGAATCTATATAAAAGAAGATGAAGGTTAGAGAGGATTGTCTATTATGGCCCACGTTTCTGTGATATGTTGATAAAGTTGTTAATAAAGTTGTAATTATTATCCAGTCTTATGTGATCTATCTACATGTTATACATCTGAACATTTATGTGATATGTCTGTAGAGAAGAGGTATGATTTTCCATaaaagcaaaaaaagaaatgcacctttttcaggaccctgtctttttcaaagataattcgtaaaaatccaaataacttcacagatcttcattgtaaagggtttaaacagtttcccatgcttgttcaatgaaccataaacaattattgaacgtacacctgtggaacggtcgttaagtcactaacagcttacagacagtaggcaattaaggtcacagttatgaaaacttaggacactaaagaggcctttctacagactctgaaaaacaccaaaagatagatgcacagggtccctgctcatctgcgtgaacgtgccttaggcatgctgcaaggaggcatgaggactgcagatgtggccagggcaataaattgcaatgtccgtactgtgagacgcctaagacagctctacagggagacaggacggacagctgatcgtcctcgcagtggcagaccacgtgtaacaacacctgcacaggatcggtacatccgaacatcacacctgtgggacaggtacaggatggcaacaacaactgcccgagttacatcaggaatgcacaatccctcaatCAGTGCTCAGGCTGTCCGCTGATTACGTTCAGTCTAAGAGGCTGGACtgtgggcttgtaggcctgttgtaaggcaggtcctcaccccacatcaccggcaacaacgttgcctatgggcacaaacccaccatcgctggaccagacagaactggcaaaaagtgctcttcactgacaagtcacagttttgtctcaccaggggtgatggtcggattcgcatttatcatcgaaggaatgagcgttactccgaggcctgtactctggagcaggatcgatttggaggtggagggtccgtcatggtctggggcggtgtgtcacagcatcatcggactgagcttgttgtcattgcaggcaatctcaaatctgtgcattacagggaagacatcaacctccctcatgtggtacccttccttcaggctcatcctgacatgaccctccagtatgacaatgccaccagccatactgctcgttctgtgtgtaatTTCCTGCAAGATAAGAATGTCAGtgatctgccatggccagcgaagaacccggatctcaatcccattgagcacgtctgggacctgttggatcggagggtgagtgcTCGGGCcaatccccccagaaatgtctgggaacttgcaggtgccttggtggaagagtggagtaacatcttgcagcaagaactggcaaacctggtgcagtccatgaggaggagatgcactgcagtacttaatgcagctggtggccacaccagatactgatgttacttttgattttgaccccccctttgctcagggacacattattccacttctgttagtcacatgtctgtggaacctgttcagtttatgtctcagttgctgaatcttgttatgttcatacaaatatttacacatgttaag is a genomic window of Oncorhynchus tshawytscha isolate Ot180627B linkage group LG11, Otsh_v2.0, whole genome shotgun sequence containing:
- the myct1b gene encoding myc target protein 1 homolog; the protein is MSFNETNPFLDILKSFNIGNLVLAFCLSMLLGLLIGALIYILLTWLSRRRASTRITMRPKQQHRSATSQRSRNPIANCQGLYRSTVFDRHSDNSLGRGILSLYRQPSVEPVGPLGKKTSSGSSTFRPVPKGSRMGQGDGAEGDTNNQDTLPLHDTTANNSSAVDTASLMPNQPQRNSFWLGNSSLKGFLPTQTPPPTYDSVINAFQETCT